One Streptomyces sp. NBC_00554 DNA segment encodes these proteins:
- a CDS encoding DMT family transporter, giving the protein MDRTRTHSPSGSTARNGTAGLALAVVATVVWSGSFVAARALHDSVPPVQQAFWRWVIALVAVAPFAAREAWRQRALLRRHLRFVLLAALLGVTVYNTLVNQAGVSTSAGNMGMIMAASPVLMAVYERVGGVRLGARRVVGMLIACVGVVLLVGKGSLSIADFTTGDLWMIAAATCFASYSALLRRRPAELTGLTFLFATFALGTAMLLPAYAMSVSAEGTFAPTRATVGPLLYVGVASSAVAFFAWNKAISLIGAARAGAVYYLQPVCVAALSYAVLGERTTMTQLLCMALILGGVVLGAARGTR; this is encoded by the coding sequence CTGGACCGGACCCGTACGCACAGTCCGAGCGGCAGCACGGCGAGAAACGGGACCGCCGGTCTCGCGCTCGCCGTCGTCGCCACGGTCGTCTGGTCCGGCAGCTTCGTCGCCGCCCGTGCCCTGCACGACAGCGTGCCGCCCGTGCAACAGGCGTTCTGGCGCTGGGTGATCGCGCTGGTGGCGGTCGCCCCGTTCGCGGCGCGTGAGGCCTGGCGGCAGCGGGCGCTCCTGCGACGCCACCTCCGCTTCGTCCTCCTGGCCGCCCTCCTCGGCGTCACCGTCTACAACACCCTGGTCAACCAGGCTGGCGTCTCCACCTCCGCGGGCAACATGGGCATGATCATGGCCGCGTCGCCGGTCCTGATGGCGGTGTACGAACGGGTCGGCGGCGTACGTCTGGGAGCGCGCCGTGTCGTCGGCATGCTGATCGCCTGCGTGGGCGTCGTGCTCCTGGTCGGCAAGGGCTCGCTGTCGATCGCGGACTTCACGACGGGCGACCTCTGGATGATCGCGGCGGCGACCTGCTTCGCGTCGTACAGCGCGCTCCTGCGCCGCAGGCCCGCCGAACTCACCGGTCTCACCTTCCTGTTCGCGACCTTCGCCCTGGGCACGGCGATGCTGCTCCCGGCGTACGCGATGAGCGTGAGCGCCGAGGGGACCTTCGCCCCCACCCGCGCGACCGTCGGCCCCCTCCTCTATGTGGGGGTCGCCTCCTCCGCCGTCGCGTTCTTCGCCTGGAACAAGGCGATCTCCCTGATCGGCGCGGCCCGCGCCGGAGCGGTCTACTACCTCCAGCCGGTGTGCGTCGCGGCCCTGTCGTACGCCGTCCTGGGCGAGCGGACGACCATGACGCAGCTGCTCTGCATGGCCTTGATCCTCGGCGGAGTCGTCCTCGGCGCCGCCCGCGGGACCCGCTGA
- a CDS encoding LysR substrate-binding domain-containing protein, producing MAEYDSSDRDDTSDRDDSYDRRDRYDRYDRWDIKKLRILRALREYGTVTATAEALVLTPSAVSQQLTNLAKQLGVPLLEASGRRVRLTGAAELVLRHAEAVFEQLERADAELAAYVQGEVGEVRVGAFSTAVPALVVPAVRALGEAHPGITVQVREAEAAQAYELLGAGSVDLALSLAAQAPSAADPRFTRVPLLADPLDLALPRAHPLASAPAVRLADFAAEPWIFGGSGPWSEITRAACEAAGFSPHQGHSAAGWTAILAMVEAGMGVALVPRMASVRRDGVVMRELAADRPHRHVVAAVRRGAEDAPAVGHVLDALRDAAARLAPV from the coding sequence ATGGCCGAGTACGACAGCTCCGACCGCGATGACACCTCCGACCGCGATGACAGCTACGACAGACGTGACAGGTACGACAGGTACGACAGGTGGGACATCAAGAAGCTGCGCATTCTGCGGGCTCTGCGGGAGTACGGGACCGTCACCGCGACCGCGGAGGCGCTGGTGCTCACGCCCTCGGCCGTGTCGCAGCAGCTGACGAATCTCGCCAAGCAGCTCGGGGTGCCGTTGCTGGAGGCCTCGGGGCGGCGGGTGCGGCTCACCGGCGCGGCGGAGCTCGTGCTGCGGCACGCGGAGGCGGTGTTCGAGCAACTGGAGCGGGCGGACGCGGAGTTGGCCGCGTATGTGCAGGGCGAGGTGGGGGAGGTGCGGGTGGGCGCCTTCTCGACCGCCGTGCCCGCGCTGGTCGTACCCGCCGTACGGGCGCTGGGCGAGGCGCATCCGGGGATCACCGTGCAGGTGCGGGAGGCCGAGGCGGCTCAGGCGTACGAACTGCTCGGCGCGGGCTCGGTGGACCTCGCGCTGTCGCTGGCCGCGCAGGCGCCGTCCGCGGCGGATCCGCGGTTCACCCGGGTGCCGTTGCTCGCCGATCCGCTCGATCTGGCCCTGCCGCGAGCTCATCCGCTGGCGTCGGCGCCGGCCGTGCGGCTCGCCGACTTCGCCGCCGAACCGTGGATCTTCGGCGGCAGCGGGCCATGGTCGGAGATCACCCGGGCGGCGTGCGAGGCCGCCGGGTTCAGCCCCCACCAGGGGCACTCCGCGGCCGGGTGGACGGCCATCCTGGCCATGGTCGAGGCGGGAATGGGCGTCGCCCTGGTGCCTCGGATGGCTTCCGTACGCCGGGACGGCGTCGTCATGCGGGAACTGGCCGCGGACCGTCCGCACCGGCACGTGGTCGCCGCGGTGCGCCGGGGAGCCGAGGACGCACCCGCCGTGGGCCACGTACTCGACGCCCTGCGGGACGCGGCCGCGCGGCTGGCGCCTGTCTGA
- a CDS encoding class I SAM-dependent methyltransferase has translation MDDASVARFYDQFAADYHLIFADWDASMARQGEALDAMVGARLGAGTAAVLDCSCGIGTQAIALALRGHRVTGSDLSRVAVGRAAREAALRGLQLPTAAADMRHLPFADAVFDVVVCADNALPHLLAEEDVRTALAEMRRVLREGGLLILSTRPYDEILRSRPVSTPPQLARTPDGRAVTFQLWDWHKDGERYDLELFQLLPDGDDWRVKVRRTTYWALTRDRLTGFVTEAGFTGPEWAAPEASGFFQPVLTARKS, from the coding sequence ATGGACGACGCTTCGGTGGCACGGTTCTACGATCAGTTCGCGGCCGACTACCACCTCATCTTCGCCGACTGGGACGCGAGCATGGCCCGGCAGGGCGAAGCCCTGGACGCGATGGTTGGCGCGCGGCTCGGTGCCGGGACCGCGGCGGTGCTGGACTGCTCCTGCGGGATCGGCACCCAGGCGATCGCGCTCGCCCTGCGCGGTCACCGGGTCACGGGTTCCGACCTCAGCCGGGTCGCGGTCGGCCGTGCGGCGCGTGAGGCGGCGCTCCGAGGGCTCCAACTGCCCACGGCGGCAGCCGACATGCGGCACCTGCCCTTCGCCGACGCCGTATTCGACGTCGTCGTCTGTGCCGACAACGCCCTGCCCCACCTGCTCGCCGAGGAGGACGTACGCACGGCGCTCGCCGAGATGCGCCGCGTCCTCCGCGAGGGCGGACTGCTGATCCTCAGTACCCGCCCGTACGACGAGATCCTGCGGTCCCGGCCCGTCTCGACCCCTCCGCAGCTCGCGCGGACGCCGGACGGCCGAGCCGTCACCTTCCAGCTCTGGGACTGGCACAAGGACGGCGAACGCTACGACCTGGAGCTCTTCCAGCTCCTTCCGGACGGCGACGACTGGCGCGTCAAGGTGCGGCGCACCACCTACTGGGCCCTGACCCGAGACCGGTTGACCGGCTTCGTCACCGAGGCGGGCTTCACCGGACCCGAGTGGGCGGCACCGGAAGCCAGCGGCTTCTTCCAGCCGGTCCTCACCGCGCGCAAGTCATGA